From the genome of Tachypleus tridentatus isolate NWPU-2018 chromosome 6, ASM421037v1, whole genome shotgun sequence:
ATTTCTGCTACACCTACAGATGTAAGTTTTGTAACAAATCTTTTGTGAGAGACACTTTattaaatactttctgaaaagcaaggtaaatcaaaactaaaatatttcctTCATCAACTTTTGTAGTTACCTTCTCAAACAACTTTCCTTTAGTGAAACCATGCCGGctttttaacaatgtatcaaaCAACTGTAAATGCCTCTGAAATGCATCTTTATTTAATCATACTCTACAAAATCTTTCCAACTACTGATGTAAGACTGACTGTCCTATAATTGCCTGTACAATGTTTATCACCATCTTCAATTACTGTACTGACATTAGCCAACTTCCAGTCTTCTGATACTCTTTCATTAGTCAGGgaaatttcttaataaaaatattagccagCAGTTCATGAATAAAATCTTTAAGTTCCTTTAAAACTCAATGATGAAAGTTGTCTGGTCCAAGGGATTATCAGTTTTAGGTTTCCCAGTGTTACAGTTTCAGAACTCAGAATTTAACAGTAAAATCACCAAGACTTGTTGATCCACATATCAATGACTAAAAGTCTAATTTTGATGTTAATCTAAACAGcataaaatagaattttttttggAGTTTCTTATTGGATTcaatataagatataaatatttttgatttatatACTAGATACAAATCCAAGTTAAAGTTTTAggcatgtaaatatttaaaatagtgctTGTTAATGGTTTCATGGTTGAACtttgataatataatatataagatCATATGGTTGATTTCTGTCAGTTATATTATTGTGTTTGATTATGTTAGTGCAAACATATGCAACATATTTCTTCAGaaatacatcaaatataaatcattaatGTTGAACAATGTTTTGTTGGATAGTATTATCTTTCTTACAAAGCATTTAATGAATACTGTTTTCCATGATTTTTGAGCCAATGAATtaatatagttgttgttttttggtattctatatttaagataaattatttatatgctTTAAATTGTGATATTCATTGATATACTTTTTTTTGCACACTGTAGGAAAGGCTGCCAGAGACATGTATTTCAAAGTTCTAGCCCAGGAAGACCCAAGTTTGAATGTTATTTGTTATGGGCCAGGACCATTGGAAACAGATATGATGAAGGATATACTTGAACATGCTTTCCCAGAAGTCAGAGCTTTCATTCAAAGTAAATTGTGTCTATACCATAAAACAAATCTGTCACTATGGTTTTTTAATGAAGCATTTGGATCTGCGTTATCTGTTGTGCTCGTTCAATCACTTTGACTTTTTTGTTAGTGTAGTACTGTTATCATGGCTATAATTTTGGCCCAAAACTTACCACAGTGTTTAAGCTTATAGGAATATTAAAGgagaaaataaactaatttttcatCATTATGATTGGATGTTGAATTATTTTCCCTAGAAAATTTAAAAGAACCTGCCAATAAAGGAGCatagttataaaagtaaattgtATTGTGTGCAATATTTACTGAATAAACATGCCAAAGTTTAACCTAACCTGAGTTTCATATCCAtgcatataattattatttctattttaaaaccaAGAAAATGTGATATATACAAAACAGTGTTTTCAAACTTTTCAACTTAATATTTTTGCCCTATTCTCATATGTGTACTATGTAATAGCAACAAAAGCTATGGTCCCAGTAGTCTAGTTTTTCTTTACTGAGGTCCAAAAAGGCACACAGTGAGGTCAGATTAAAGTTAGATTAATGGATGGTATGAGAAAAAATAAGTAGAATAATACAACCAAAgtaaacaacttttatttgtCAATGCTTCAAGTATGTGCTTTTTACTAGTCATTATTAGCTGAGGCttaccaagaaaaaaaaagtgtttgctCAAAATGCTGTTTGATATCGATTTAAATCAAACCTAAATCTCACTAGCTGGTCAAACCTTATGAGATATTATTGAGATTATGTTATATAAATCACTAACAGTAAGAACACTGAACTGATAATTTGGTGTATCTTAATTATTATAGGTAAAAATGGTATATCAAGTTAACCTTTagttaatgtttatgtaaatattttgttattatgagAAATTGATAATAATCccataattttaatattgattaACACGAAAAACTTTGTTTacttattctattatttttaaatgaaatttttagATGTATACACTAATTGTGATTTTCTTTCTTTCGATGAATATATCTAGGaatagttatttaaatgttatttgttaacatatatttaaatgtacaatTCACTGTTTTTGATTCTTTCTATCACTATGATAACTTTGTTTATGTActaaacaaaaaagatattaaaaaaaaactatttggttcatttattatcattagtgatttaagtatttttctttaataaaattttaccTGTTAGTTTAATATATCCTAAATATAATAACtcagtttttatcatttaatttccAGAACTTTCCAATGaaggaaaagttttaaaatgcgAAACTACAGTGGCTCGGCTGTTCACTGTTCTGGAGGAAGGCAAGTTTAAGTCTGGAAACTATGTAGATGTGTTTGAGAAGTTGTAAATTTTTATACAGTGCACAGAATGTTGTGTCTTTGGCTGCCAAATATTAATGTGTATACATTAGTAaagttacataatatatataaccACTTTTTCAAACCAGACAAGATAACACTGAATGTACTAGTGAAATTGATTATAGTCGTTTTGattaatgtgatgataaatattgataaaaacaaaagaaaatacatattAAAGATGAGATAAGTATGTTGTTTACTAGGATAATTATGCCAGTTATAGTTTAAGACTGGTAAATTGAGGTATTTATAACTTGTAATTTCTGAGAAAAGAAACgtcaaaattttatttcagtgaataattcttgttttttataccttaactaaataagaaatacataattaaagacttaaatttataatactttatgtCGATGCTTTTGAAACAATTTTCCACTTCtttggttatttaaaaaaaaaagcttgttcATGTTCATAGCTGTTAAAAGTATGTTTATTGTGAAACAATTACACTTCAAATACACTTTATTAAAGGTTTACAAACAGAATAAATTGTTATAATGATTTTATTGACCATACACTGCAGCCAAAGTTGTTATTCTCTAAcgtttttctttccttatttaaGTTTGCCACCCATTACACTTatctatattaatacatattgCTGTGTATTCATGAAAATGACACATTGGTGTAAAGTTATTATATGTAACATATCTGAGTAATGTTTAATATCTATGACTGTATAGATTTGGTTAGGTTTAGCTTGTGTGGGAGTATTGGCTTGGTAAACAAGTTCACTCCACTTGTGATGAACTGTCAAAATGGACTATTCCTCCTCTGTATCATATTCAACACAAAACGTTGTTTAACCAACCGCTTTTATGTTAACTCTGTACTGTTATCCTTCTTCCTATTAGATTTGTAGttagttttacacttttttgGTTTCATTTCCTTGGTGTTTCAGTCTCTCTTGTTAACCTTTTtgctttaaaagtaaataattaatagtcTGGCCTCTAGCTCAGATATCTGAACTCAAGTGATGCCATCTGTTACACATTATattaaaggggaaaaaaaaaagagtaggaTATTGTCAATACTATGTGCTTGTCTGTTGAAAGCTGGTACTGAGGCTTTtgatttttagaaatgtttaaggCTCACTTAAATATGCAGTGGAATTACTCTTATTACTCTACAGCACTTGTAATAAATACTGAAGATTATTTTTCTGAGTAGACTGGCACAAAGGAGATGTTTTTGTGATATACTGGGCCAGTGAATAGTGTACAATGTTAGAATCATCCTTCCCTCCTCCTGTTCAGTCACAAAACACACCCATAACCATGAAGTTACTGGCCTAGCTAATTAACACATTATATCTTCCAATAAGGCCGCACAAATGTCCATTTTGAGGAAAAGCCATGAGAGAGTAGTTTTGAACATCTGTTGTGTTTGTTTCGAAAGAAATCGCCTCGTTTTTTAACAGTAGCACTACATATTTTTTTGGGTGAGACTTTGTAACACTGCTACAGTAACATAATTGGTTTATTTGGAGAAAACATTTTGAATGTCAAAATGGAAATTGtttcaaatagaaaaaacaaaaacaacttaagtgACAATAATATTTCACTACATACAGTAATATGGATATGTAACTTTGAACTGCAAATCTGTTATTTGTTGTCTAGGTATACACAGAGatagatatatttacatttatataaatttacatgTAACTAGTAGTAATGACAACATTATGTCATGAATTGTAcatgaaataatgtttaattactgCTTGAAGATTATACTTGTGATTGGCTGACTGCAtgtatattaatgtgtttttaaattgGTGGTTAATTAATAATGTACTGATGAACTATTAAGACCACACAAAATCAGTTATTTGGTTCTTAGACACAAAGGGTGTCTTCATTACCCATGAATGAAATATTCCTTTTCCTTTTAcagttaatgttaataaataatgtatgaacCAGTGTATTACTATGTGTGTGCACAATAAATGCTTGCTTTCATTGAAATGATTTTGTTTAAGTGGCTTGGCTAAAATATGTGTTATAACCCACCAAGACATAAAGAAAGCCTGCTttcttgtttcattaaaatatttatctgtttaattcatgtggtatgaaatatatttcatgcAAATTAATTGGAATCAGACTTACAGTGAAGAACACTTGTCTGTTGCATTGTGATACTTAAATCGTTGGTATGGATTGTCATTCTTCATCAAACCTGCACAGGAAATGTGAGAACAGTTAAATGAAGAGCATGAAtacaaacttttcattaataacactatctaacaaaatgtttacttttttatattgttcctgggcagaaagtgttatttcccaattacttatgcctatgGTAatatggaaaagacctatttttttgtttaaactttgCTTATGTGACCtgggaataaaaaaaatgatggGAGACTATGTTGTACAACTGATACGTGAAAAAGTGATtcatattacagtcacaaatttTGAGAAACatactcgcttctaaacattttttataactttagtataaatacatgtaaatcttgattcatatgtagttttatttagaccttatgtaaatgaaaatgtgcaaatttgcccatttttatgcataaaataggttactttctaaatttaattatccaggtcacaaaagcaattaagaaataacacgtattatccaggaacaaaatttgtgttacatagtgtaacagtttataaacatcTTACTGTCAAtggttaataaaatgtatatcactTTGAACCCTACACAGGCCTAATTCATACCAGTATTTTTTCCAATGAAACGCTCACTAAACATATCGTTTAACAAAGCCAATTCTgcttttgttttgtaacttttaacaatgtctgaattaatattttattaaagaagttACACTTTATTACAGTAATTGAGACTTTTCACTCAATCAACTaatgtgtaaaaaaagaaaaatgaagaatGGGAGGTttaatctggaaaagcttgttataatgttgctcactccaagtcaacttcCAACTGGCACAAAGCCAAGCCTTCAAGGTAGGGGTAGGCATGGCTTTGATACCAGAGCAGGTGGACTTTGCCAAGGTgttagtgatctcactcctgtgaATAGCAATGTGGCCAGAAAAAATGGATACatacacaagataaagaaaaatgacCCAGTTGTTGAATATTGATAAGAAAGAGTGAAAACTGATGCTAAGCCATTCCAGGGGCAGTAGAAAACTAAGAGAGTTAGTGTAAATAGCACATTTTATGTtctgcatagcttctacatgatccagggcaaaagaaatga
Proteins encoded in this window:
- the LOC143252632 gene encoding sepiapterin reductase-like isoform X1; this encodes MNATKVNWEIPSLCVITGASRGLGKAARDMYFKVLAQEDPSLNVICYGPGPLETDMMKDILEHAFPEVRAFIQKLSNEGKVLKCETTVARLFTVLEEGKFKSGNYVDVFEKL
- the LOC143252632 gene encoding sepiapterin reductase-like isoform X2; this encodes MNATKVNWEIPSLCVITGASRGLGKAARDMYFKVLAQEDPSLNVICYGPGPLETDMMKDILEHAFPEVRAFIQKLSNEGKVLKCETTVARLFTVLEEE
- the LOC143252632 gene encoding sepiapterin reductase-like isoform X3, which translates into the protein MYFKVLAQEDPSLNVICYGPGPLETDMMKDILEHAFPEVRAFIQKLSNEGKVLKCETTVARLFTVLEEGKFKSGNYVDVFEKL